The following proteins are encoded in a genomic region of Oscillatoria salina IIICB1:
- a CDS encoding hemerythrin domain-containing protein, whose protein sequence is MVSTLEKTKRSAIAEKLADMRAIQNLLIANEEQFLNQCDDREISDRLQDMLEDDRKNLEIIETVITQFGVQSKPKDKVQKLIQQTESMMKGSELNMYEKIVQHELLKHGQVISGLVVHKAAQVSEPDVMQALSPLNTINFDNRAHQEQLKGILEILGTRELTGKEPEQGIWGRVQDSIAAATGALGSAFTRTADELDVLQIIRTDHTKAKTLIGEIRGQQDPDKLKELFSQLYADLSVHAEAEEEVVYPKARDIYGETQQLYDEQAELKKLLEKGKSMNPTSPEFKPLIMKIKQEVDQHTSEEETGLFFRMRQHMSSDELKQLGREFKESKKQLETKMSS, encoded by the coding sequence ATGGTATCTACACTAGAAAAAACCAAACGCTCCGCGATCGCCGAAAAATTGGCAGATATGCGAGCAATTCAAAACTTACTGATTGCCAATGAGGAACAATTCCTGAATCAGTGCGACGATCGAGAAATTAGCGATCGCCTTCAAGATATGCTTGAAGATGACCGGAAAAATCTCGAAATCATCGAAACTGTAATTACACAATTTGGCGTTCAGTCTAAACCCAAAGACAAAGTTCAAAAACTGATTCAACAAACCGAGTCGATGATGAAAGGTTCTGAACTAAATATGTACGAAAAAATAGTTCAGCACGAGCTACTCAAGCACGGACAAGTAATTTCCGGACTGGTAGTACACAAAGCCGCTCAAGTCAGCGAACCTGATGTCATGCAAGCGCTTTCACCTCTAAACACAATTAACTTTGATAACCGCGCTCATCAAGAGCAACTAAAAGGTATCCTCGAAATTCTCGGTACTCGCGAACTCACAGGTAAAGAACCAGAACAAGGTATCTGGGGACGAGTACAAGATAGTATTGCTGCGGCTACGGGTGCGTTGGGCAGCGCATTTACCCGCACCGCAGACGAGTTGGATGTGCTTCAAATCATCCGTACCGATCATACCAAAGCCAAGACCCTAATTGGGGAAATTCGCGGTCAACAAGACCCAGATAAGCTCAAAGAGTTATTCTCTCAACTATACGCCGATCTCTCGGTTCACGCTGAAGCAGAAGAAGAGGTTGTCTATCCAAAAGCTCGTGACATCTACGGCGAAACTCAGCAATTGTATGACGAACAAGCTGAACTGAAAAAGTTACTAGAAAAAGGTAAGTCAATGAACCCGACTTCACCAGAATTTAAGCCTCTAATTATGAAAATTAAGCAAGAGGTAGACCAACACACTAGCGAAGAAGAAACAGGTTTATTCTTCAGAATGCGTCAGCACATGAGTTCTGACGAACTGAAGCAACTTGGACGTGAGTTCAAGGAAAGCAAGAAACAGTTAGAAACGAAAATGTCTAGCTAG
- a CDS encoding cupin domain-containing protein produces the protein MANIFSLPNQLVESEIFEPLLASENILIERIVSTGQVTPEGEWYNQEKDEWVVLLQGEAKLSYADGSSLILQAGDYVFLPAHEKHRVDYTSSKPPCIWLAIHGNFQLK, from the coding sequence ATGGCTAATATTTTCTCTTTACCAAATCAACTAGTCGAATCAGAAATATTTGAACCTTTGTTAGCTAGCGAAAATATATTAATTGAACGCATTGTTTCTACCGGACAAGTTACCCCAGAAGGAGAATGGTACAATCAGGAAAAAGATGAATGGGTAGTGCTTTTACAAGGTGAAGCTAAGCTTTCCTATGCTGATGGTTCCTCTCTTATTCTTCAAGCAGGAGATTACGTTTTTCTTCCCGCGCATGAAAAGCATCGCGTAGATTATACTAGCTCAAAACCACCTTGCATTTGGTTGGCAATTCACGGCAATTTTCAATTAAAATAA
- a CDS encoding NUDIX hydrolase, giving the protein MKPEVVTVAIAILYQDNQFLMQLRDNISGIVYPGHWGLFGGHLELGETPEIALRRELLEEIGYAPPKAELFGYYNDEEVVRHVYQARLTVPLDRLVLQEGWDMALVTTEDIRRGSCYSHKAEQERPLGHPHQQILLDFIASGSSKIFSP; this is encoded by the coding sequence ATGAAGCCTGAAGTCGTGACTGTAGCGATCGCGATCCTCTACCAAGATAATCAATTTCTCATGCAGTTACGGGATAATATCTCTGGTATTGTCTATCCTGGACATTGGGGACTATTTGGCGGTCATTTAGAACTAGGAGAAACTCCTGAAATAGCTTTACGTCGAGAGTTGCTTGAAGAAATTGGCTATGCACCACCCAAAGCTGAATTATTTGGCTATTATAACGATGAGGAGGTAGTTCGTCACGTCTACCAAGCTCGGCTGACAGTTCCCTTAGATCGTCTCGTTCTCCAAGAAGGCTGGGATATGGCTCTAGTCACAACTGAGGACATTAGACGCGGTAGTTGTTATTCACACAAAGCAGAGCAAGAACGACCCCTTGGACATCCTCATCAGCAAATTTTGCTCGATTTTATCGCTAGTGGCTCGTCAAAAATTTTCTCTCCATGA
- the folD gene encoding bifunctional methylenetetrahydrofolate dehydrogenase/methenyltetrahydrofolate cyclohydrolase FolD — MTKLLDGKALAEKIQTQLGEQIQVLQEKIGRPPGLAVLMVGDNPASAAYVRNKERACAKVGIASFGKHFPADTSFVELEEAIAQLNQDPQVDGILVQLPLPANLDAVALLNQIDPDKDADGLHPVNLGRLIRSEPGLRSCTPAGVMRLLAEAEIELAGKQAVVVGRSILVGKPLALMLLEANATVTVAHSRTTDLPSLTRNADILVAAVGRSHFLTAEMVKPGAVVIDVGINRVVADTGKSRLVGDVDFDSVAEVAEYLTPVPGGVGPMTVAMLLQNTVNSYKKANSIVS, encoded by the coding sequence ATGACAAAGCTTTTAGACGGTAAAGCACTAGCTGAAAAAATTCAAACTCAACTTGGCGAACAAATACAAGTCTTACAAGAAAAAATTGGAAGACCGCCCGGATTGGCTGTATTAATGGTGGGAGATAATCCAGCTTCGGCTGCTTACGTCCGTAATAAAGAACGTGCTTGTGCGAAAGTAGGTATTGCTTCGTTTGGTAAACATTTTCCCGCAGATACTTCCTTTGTCGAACTGGAGGAGGCGATCGCGCAACTCAATCAAGACCCGCAAGTTGATGGTATTTTAGTACAGTTACCCTTACCCGCAAATTTAGATGCGGTTGCGCTTTTAAATCAAATTGACCCCGATAAAGACGCTGATGGACTGCATCCAGTGAATTTAGGGCGACTGATACGCAGCGAACCAGGTTTACGCAGTTGCACCCCTGCTGGCGTAATGCGCTTGTTAGCAGAAGCAGAAATCGAACTAGCAGGAAAACAAGCTGTTGTCGTCGGGCGGAGTATCTTAGTAGGCAAACCCCTGGCATTAATGCTCTTAGAAGCAAACGCAACTGTAACTGTTGCTCATTCCCGTACTACCGACCTACCTAGTTTAACTCGGAATGCCGATATTTTAGTTGCCGCAGTGGGGCGATCGCATTTCCTTACGGCTGAGATGGTTAAACCAGGGGCGGTAGTTATCGACGTAGGAATCAATCGCGTGGTTGCCGATACCGGAAAATCTCGCCTCGTGGGAGATGTAGATTTTGATTCGGTAGCAGAAGTTGCTGAATATCTTACCCCCGTTCCCGGCGGTGTTGGACCCATGACAGTAGCGATGCTGTTACAAAATACAGTTAATAGTTACAAAAAAGCGAACTCAATCGTGAGTTAG
- a CDS encoding sensor histidine kinase has translation MELAKFSLKEIKKCISHLKIAQKIGYSFAVTIGMATTGTLVGLVIGDAYQQQAFEHLTVADRQEHLLNDLEKSVLEVRTHPQRLISVLGNSIWFEYEANKFISDLRKVEQLTVEIDGFAGEYPNHLAVNVSALEDLSSSYKTTTESYQKLIKSLWEKIEPYRLNQEEIILAEQQIFNEMREKDAVEIGIEFERLAEKLERVIITAEKQQFQATEDFKKAEALRRDIVVVSMLISLGMVAVSAFFISSAIARPLEQVTQVANTITKESNFDLRVPINYYDEVGSLAVSLNQLVEQVQEYTQELEIARDTLEQRVEERTQELCQILKKLKQTQAQLLHSEKMSSLGQMVAGVAHEINNPVNFIYGNIDYIDDYSQDLLKLIQLYQKHYPEPLPAIQKEIEEIDLEFTIEDLPKILKSIRLGAERIREIVRSLRNFSRLDEAELKTANIHEGIDSTLMILQNRLKSKPNQPAIEIIKDYGNISPIDCYPSQLNQVFMNILNNSIDALETYFKNQTTARPKILIRTETIDEQIEIHIIDNGPGIEPAIQKRLFDPFFTTKPVGKGTGLGLSISYQIVVEQHGGDLYCFSTPGRGAEFVVKIPKKR, from the coding sequence ATGGAACTAGCTAAATTTTCTTTAAAAGAGATAAAAAAGTGTATTTCTCATTTAAAGATAGCTCAAAAAATTGGTTATAGTTTTGCTGTGACAATTGGCATGGCAACTACTGGAACTCTCGTTGGATTAGTAATTGGCGATGCTTATCAACAACAAGCTTTTGAGCATTTAACTGTTGCCGATCGACAGGAACATTTGCTTAACGATCTGGAAAAATCAGTATTAGAAGTGAGAACGCATCCCCAAAGGTTAATTTCTGTCCTAGGAAATTCAATTTGGTTTGAGTATGAAGCTAACAAATTCATTAGCGATCTCAGAAAAGTCGAACAATTAACAGTAGAAATAGATGGTTTTGCTGGCGAATATCCTAATCATTTAGCAGTTAATGTTTCCGCTCTAGAAGATTTATCCTCTAGCTACAAAACTACTACAGAATCGTACCAGAAATTAATTAAATCTCTTTGGGAAAAAATCGAACCATATCGATTAAACCAAGAAGAAATTATTTTAGCCGAACAACAGATATTTAATGAAATGAGAGAGAAAGATGCTGTAGAAATTGGCATTGAATTTGAACGTTTAGCAGAAAAATTAGAGCGGGTTATTATCACAGCCGAAAAACAACAGTTCCAAGCTACAGAAGACTTCAAAAAAGCAGAAGCACTGCGGCGCGATATTGTGGTCGTGAGTATGCTAATTTCACTGGGAATGGTGGCAGTATCAGCGTTTTTTATCAGTAGCGCGATCGCGCGACCTTTAGAACAAGTTACTCAAGTAGCAAATACAATCACTAAAGAGTCTAACTTTGACCTCCGAGTTCCTATAAATTACTATGATGAAGTTGGTTCTCTAGCAGTTTCTTTGAACCAATTAGTTGAACAAGTACAAGAGTACACTCAAGAGTTAGAAATTGCTCGCGATACTTTAGAACAAAGAGTTGAAGAAAGAACCCAAGAACTTTGCCAAATACTTAAAAAGCTTAAACAAACTCAAGCACAATTACTACATAGCGAAAAAATGTCGAGTTTGGGACAAATGGTAGCAGGTGTAGCTCATGAAATCAATAATCCAGTTAATTTTATTTACGGTAATATAGATTATATAGATGATTATAGTCAAGACTTACTAAAACTTATTCAACTTTATCAAAAACATTATCCAGAACCTCTCCCAGCAATCCAAAAAGAAATAGAAGAAATTGACTTAGAGTTTACAATTGAAGATTTACCCAAAATTTTAAAATCAATCCGTTTGGGTGCAGAAAGAATTCGGGAAATTGTCCGTTCTCTACGCAATTTTTCGCGACTTGATGAAGCAGAATTAAAAACAGCAAATATTCATGAGGGAATTGATAGCACTTTGATGATTTTGCAAAATCGCCTCAAATCTAAACCGAATCAACCCGCTATTGAAATTATTAAAGATTATGGCAATATTTCGCCAATAGATTGCTATCCGAGTCAGTTAAATCAAGTTTTCATGAATATTCTTAATAATTCGATAGACGCGCTGGAAACCTACTTTAAAAATCAAACAACTGCTCGTCCAAAAATTTTGATTCGTACTGAGACAATTGACGAACAAATAGAAATTCACATTATTGATAATGGACCGGGAATAGAACCGGCAATCCAAAAGCGTTTGTTTGACCCTTTTTTTACAACTAAACCTGTAGGTAAGGGAACTGGCTTAGGTTTGTCGATTAGTTATCAAATTGTGGTTGAGCAACATGGCGGAGACTTATACTGCTTTTCTACTCCTGGTAGAGGTGCCGAGTTTGTAGTTAAAATACCTAAAAAAAGATAA
- a CDS encoding WD40 repeat domain-containing protein, which translates to MTPWLQLLLEAILPIVKSIAYAKISDLSTEIFQEKQHQALSLLKSVASETQIDLNTQNLKEKIVKSPEISGKEIEELLQIFAWLIEKTGLNFPSKTFLQEKALQQQLVVENRETLLQFASYQRETTLKLPEIKKIIENWSLRLLPSQLLESHLNRNSIPLLIFVAPPPIKDDSHSEICELESQINEGLRKFLTTNYPLKSQVRPTEFLGGALDANLFRGEASIKALSGILKSEPTLILDSEISGDYLYFRLAYWGLAQESYTYQTLLQIPYRELLNTSAKNRARKWQETQTKLLELGKTIAEIKRLGGENYDNLTVLAEEEELQQAGIDPRDLNLSYQINSQDWEYLNRVLIACHCLVAGWMADIYHLMKNEISPQLPQLLPDLIKDIPDEKLIDDLAAATVSIYQNVFEMLAISQFSLLPELTINLAYSLSYLPNQIWANQQLDMSLASWLHLHQLPVVSERVQNLQNMSSDLTGSDEEYCQTLQKCLLILGDNLAVTEVEKLLKIIASQTKPPQQIQFYFTQIIADNSAAVTSLAISPNQQTLTLVGGSDDCTIKLWDLEKNFNPTPRKILNGHSGKVLAIALDRDGQILASSDKSQDRSYIKIWHFPTGKLCRTLFGHKKDIHSLALSPNGQTLVSGSHKIKLWDLKSGEPLCTLFGHKEWVYALTFSPDGETIISGSEDKTVKIWHPTTEELLSVFQGHQASVTSVTISLDGSKIASASKDCTLKVWDVETEKLLYSREHSGAVYAVKISPDGQYIFSASEDKTIKIWHLETGELVQTLADFSAAVRALALSPDGQTLASRSQDNLIKIWRCF; encoded by the coding sequence ATGACACCTTGGTTACAATTACTTTTAGAAGCTATTCTTCCTATTGTCAAATCGATTGCTTATGCCAAAATTAGCGATTTGTCAACTGAAATTTTTCAGGAAAAGCAACACCAAGCTTTATCTTTACTGAAAAGTGTAGCAAGTGAAACACAGATTGACTTGAATACGCAGAATCTTAAAGAAAAAATTGTTAAATCGCCGGAAATTTCGGGAAAAGAAATTGAAGAATTACTGCAAATTTTTGCTTGGTTAATCGAAAAAACCGGATTAAATTTTCCAAGTAAAACATTCCTCCAAGAAAAAGCCCTACAGCAGCAATTAGTTGTTGAAAATCGCGAGACACTTTTACAGTTTGCCAGCTATCAACGAGAAACAACACTTAAGTTACCAGAAATTAAGAAAATTATCGAAAATTGGTCGTTACGTTTATTACCTTCCCAACTCCTAGAATCTCACTTAAATCGAAATTCAATCCCACTCTTGATTTTCGTGGCACCGCCGCCAATTAAAGACGATTCCCACTCAGAAATTTGCGAACTTGAATCCCAAATTAACGAAGGTTTGCGAAAGTTTTTAACTACTAATTATCCCTTAAAAAGTCAAGTTAGACCTACAGAATTTTTAGGCGGTGCTTTAGACGCAAATCTCTTTCGTGGCGAAGCAAGTATTAAAGCTTTATCGGGAATTCTCAAATCCGAACCTACTTTAATTCTTGATTCAGAAATTAGTGGGGATTATTTGTACTTTCGCTTAGCTTATTGGGGTTTAGCACAAGAAAGTTATACTTATCAAACTCTTTTGCAAATTCCCTATCGAGAATTACTGAATACTTCCGCCAAAAACCGGGCAAGAAAATGGCAAGAAACTCAAACCAAACTGCTAGAATTAGGAAAAACTATAGCCGAGATTAAGCGTTTGGGAGGAGAAAATTACGACAATTTAACAGTTTTAGCAGAAGAAGAAGAGTTACAGCAGGCGGGAATCGATCCTAGAGACTTAAATTTGTCTTACCAAATTAATAGCCAAGACTGGGAATATTTAAATCGAGTTTTAATTGCTTGTCATTGTTTAGTAGCGGGTTGGATGGCAGATATTTATCATCTCATGAAAAATGAGATTTCGCCCCAACTACCACAATTACTTCCTGATTTAATTAAAGATATTCCTGACGAAAAGTTAATTGACGATCTCGCCGCAGCGACAGTTTCAATTTATCAAAATGTGTTTGAGATGCTAGCAATTTCTCAATTTTCCTTGCTGCCGGAACTAACTATAAACTTGGCTTATAGTTTAAGTTATTTACCCAATCAAATTTGGGCAAATCAACAATTAGATATGTCTTTAGCTAGTTGGTTGCATTTGCATCAACTTCCGGTAGTAAGTGAACGAGTACAAAATCTGCAAAATATGAGTTCAGATTTAACAGGAAGCGATGAAGAATATTGTCAAACTTTACAAAAATGTTTGCTAATTTTGGGAGATAATCTCGCTGTTACTGAAGTAGAAAAACTCCTGAAAATTATTGCTTCCCAGACTAAACCACCCCAACAAATTCAATTTTATTTTACACAAATAATTGCCGATAACTCAGCAGCAGTTACTTCCCTAGCTATTAGCCCAAACCAACAAACTTTAACTTTAGTTGGTGGTAGCGACGACTGTACAATTAAGCTTTGGGATTTAGAAAAGAATTTCAACCCAACTCCCAGGAAAATTTTAAACGGACATTCGGGAAAAGTTTTAGCGATCGCGCTAGATCGAGATGGACAAATTCTCGCTAGTAGTGATAAATCTCAGGATCGAAGTTACATTAAAATTTGGCATTTTCCCACGGGAAAACTCTGTCGTACTTTATTCGGACATAAAAAAGATATTCATTCTCTAGCCCTTAGTCCCAACGGACAAACTTTGGTTAGTGGCAGTCATAAAATTAAACTTTGGGACTTAAAATCAGGCGAACCTTTATGCACTTTATTTGGACATAAAGAATGGGTTTATGCGCTCACTTTTAGCCCTGACGGAGAAACTATTATTAGTGGTAGTGAAGACAAAACAGTGAAAATTTGGCATCCAACTACAGAAGAATTACTTAGCGTTTTCCAGGGACATCAAGCTAGTGTTACCAGTGTTACGATTAGTCTTGACGGAAGTAAAATAGCTAGTGCTAGTAAAGATTGTACGCTTAAAGTTTGGGATGTAGAAACAGAAAAATTGCTTTATTCTCGCGAGCATTCTGGTGCAGTTTATGCTGTTAAAATTAGTCCTGACGGTCAATATATTTTTAGCGCTAGCGAAGACAAAACTATCAAAATTTGGCATTTAGAAACAGGCGAATTGGTACAAACTTTAGCTGATTTTAGCGCAGCAGTTCGCGCGCTCGCACTTAGTCCGGATGGACAAACTCTTGCTAGTCGCAGTCAAGATAATCTAATTAAGATTTGGCGCTGTTTTTAA
- a CDS encoding SDR family oxidoreductase, with product MTITPNKIPPQAQERKPGLETEMTPKPEYDRDSYQGSGKLRGKVALITGGDSGIGRSVAVLYAKEEADVAIVYLDEHEDAKETKRLVEKQGRKCLLIAGDISNDQFCQEAVQTTVSELGRLDILVNNAAEQYLEGTIENIDAARLESIFSTNIFSMFYLTKAAIQHMKKGSSIINTTSINAYKGNAPLLSYSTTKGAILAFTRSISQSLLEKGIRVNAVAPGPIWTPFIPSTFPPDAVSDFGKQVPMKRPGQPVEVATCYVFLASDDSSYFAGQVLHPNGGVVVGA from the coding sequence ATGACTATTACCCCCAATAAAATTCCACCTCAAGCACAAGAAAGAAAACCTGGTTTAGAAACGGAAATGACTCCCAAACCAGAATACGATCGCGATAGTTATCAAGGTAGCGGTAAATTACGCGGTAAAGTAGCTTTAATTACTGGTGGAGATAGTGGAATCGGTCGTTCTGTAGCAGTTTTGTATGCTAAAGAAGAAGCTGATGTTGCGATTGTTTACCTCGACGAACATGAAGACGCAAAAGAAACCAAGCGACTAGTAGAAAAACAAGGTCGCAAGTGTTTATTAATTGCTGGAGATATTAGCAACGACCAGTTTTGTCAAGAAGCAGTTCAAACAACTGTAAGCGAATTAGGTCGCTTGGATATTCTGGTTAATAATGCTGCCGAACAATATCTAGAAGGAACAATCGAAAATATTGATGCTGCTCGCTTAGAAAGCATTTTTAGCACTAATATTTTCTCAATGTTTTACCTGACTAAAGCAGCTATTCAACACATGAAAAAAGGTAGTTCAATCATTAATACTACCTCAATTAATGCCTACAAAGGAAATGCTCCCTTGTTGAGTTATTCGACAACTAAAGGTGCAATTCTTGCCTTTACCCGCTCAATTTCTCAATCTTTATTAGAAAAAGGTATTCGCGTCAATGCAGTTGCTCCCGGTCCAATTTGGACGCCATTTATTCCTAGCACTTTTCCACCTGACGCTGTATCTGACTTTGGGAAGCAAGTTCCGATGAAGCGTCCCGGACAACCTGTAGAAGTAGCAACCTGCTATGTCTTTTTAGCTTCAGATGATTCTTCTTACTTTGCCGGTCAAGTATTGCATCCCAATGGCGGTGTAGTCGTGGGTGCTTAA
- the ctpB gene encoding carboxyl-terminal processing protease CtpB: MDRLLCGSAIAALSTVSVLAPGMSPSASAALEDSPKTVVDEVWQIVNNEYVDRSFNSVDWQAKRQELLSKNYPSKEQAYNAIRAALREIGDPYTRFLDPAQFEALSSRTFGELSGVGIRMEIDKKTKVLTVVEPIENSPATQADIRPGDQILEIDGKVTAKMTVEEASELIRGETGTEVRLKMARGGSKIFDVILTRVQIELPAVRYTLKEEGNKRVGYIKLEEFTSHAAEQMERAIVKLNNDKVEAFVLDLRGNPGGLLFASVDIARMWMETGTIVRTVDRKGGDRQFAANRTALTNLPLVVLVDEYSASASEILAGALKDSGRATIVGNRTYGKGAVQSVHTLSDGSGLVVTISRYYLPSGADINKRGITPDIQLGLTAEQQLRLTSDPSLVGTGHDPQYARAISVLSRR, encoded by the coding sequence ATGGATCGTTTACTCTGTGGAAGCGCGATCGCAGCTCTCTCAACTGTCTCGGTTTTGGCTCCGGGAATGAGTCCTTCTGCTAGTGCGGCTTTAGAAGATAGCCCGAAAACAGTTGTAGATGAAGTTTGGCAAATTGTTAACAATGAATATGTAGATCGCAGCTTTAATTCCGTTGACTGGCAGGCAAAACGACAAGAATTATTGAGCAAAAATTATCCCAGTAAAGAGCAAGCATACAACGCAATTCGAGCAGCTTTACGAGAAATCGGCGATCCCTATACTCGTTTTCTCGATCCCGCACAGTTTGAAGCTCTATCTAGTCGGACTTTCGGCGAACTATCGGGTGTGGGTATTCGCATGGAAATCGACAAAAAAACTAAAGTATTAACAGTGGTAGAGCCAATCGAAAATTCTCCGGCTACTCAAGCAGATATTCGCCCTGGAGACCAAATTCTGGAAATAGATGGCAAAGTAACTGCCAAAATGACCGTCGAAGAAGCATCGGAATTGATTCGCGGGGAAACAGGAACCGAGGTACGCTTGAAAATGGCGCGAGGTGGCAGCAAAATTTTTGATGTGATCTTAACTCGCGTCCAAATAGAATTACCCGCAGTGCGCTACACGCTTAAAGAGGAAGGAAACAAGCGAGTTGGCTACATTAAGTTAGAAGAATTTACCTCTCACGCTGCCGAACAAATGGAACGGGCGATCGTGAAATTGAATAATGACAAGGTAGAGGCTTTTGTTCTCGATTTACGGGGAAACCCAGGCGGTTTGTTGTTTGCTAGCGTCGATATTGCGCGGATGTGGATGGAAACTGGGACAATTGTGCGTACAGTAGACCGTAAAGGTGGCGATCGCCAGTTTGCTGCTAATCGCACCGCTTTGACTAATTTGCCTTTGGTCGTCTTGGTAGATGAATATTCTGCGAGTGCAAGTGAAATTCTCGCTGGGGCTTTGAAAGATAGCGGACGAGCAACGATCGTCGGTAATCGGACTTATGGTAAAGGAGCAGTACAGTCTGTTCACACGCTTTCTGATGGTTCGGGTTTGGTGGTGACGATTTCCCGTTATTATCTTCCCAGTGGTGCTGATATTAACAAGCGAGGAATTACACCTGACATTCAGCTTGGTTTAACCGCCGAACAGCAATTGCGTTTGACCAGCGATCCTTCCTTAGTTGGTACGGGTCACGATCCTCAATATGCACGCGCGATTTCGGTTTTGAGTCGCAGATAG
- the phnD gene encoding phosphate/phosphite/phosphonate ABC transporter substrate-binding protein, protein MKRRKFIWYSLLAIAGCSGANTTNNQTDNSVVSEPTTLRFAVTDVKGLELLTQEYEEFRQKIAEILNKEIVFFPVETYTGAAIALQENQVELVLTGPSEYVIIRSRTNAIPVISITRPNYYSVIAVSADSGIQSLAELKGKTIAMSAIGSTSGYLGPNNILAKGGLDPKSDFETKLLGDEGLSALTKDEVDAWGGWFTDYTDFLDKENLSEQELPVLVKSQPLPNDVLVASSHLNSQFIEAMRENLLANKETLLPTLAKVDKGKYAQATLISAKDSDYDLIREAYEAIGEGNFLQGRSQ, encoded by the coding sequence ATGAAAAGACGTAAATTTATTTGGTATTCTTTGCTAGCGATCGCTGGATGCAGTGGTGCAAACACTACTAATAACCAAACTGACAACTCAGTAGTTTCTGAGCCTACCACACTAAGATTTGCCGTCACAGATGTGAAAGGTTTAGAACTCTTAACCCAAGAGTACGAAGAATTTCGCCAAAAAATAGCAGAAATATTAAATAAAGAAATTGTCTTTTTCCCTGTGGAAACTTATACAGGCGCAGCCATCGCTTTACAAGAAAATCAAGTCGAACTCGTACTAACTGGACCCTCAGAATATGTAATTATTCGCAGTCGAACTAACGCCATTCCAGTTATTAGCATTACTCGTCCAAACTACTACTCAGTTATTGCTGTTTCAGCAGATAGCGGGATTCAATCATTAGCAGAATTAAAAGGCAAAACCATAGCCATGAGTGCCATTGGTTCTACTAGCGGTTATCTGGGACCAAACAATATTTTAGCCAAAGGTGGATTAGATCCTAAATCAGATTTTGAAACTAAACTTTTAGGTGACGAAGGTTTATCTGCATTAACAAAAGATGAAGTCGATGCTTGGGGTGGATGGTTCACTGATTATACAGATTTTCTGGACAAGGAAAATCTTTCCGAACAAGAATTGCCCGTACTTGTCAAGAGTCAACCGCTTCCTAACGATGTTTTAGTAGCTAGTAGCCATTTAAACTCTCAATTTATCGAAGCGATGAGAGAAAATCTTCTTGCTAACAAAGAAACTTTGCTACCAACCCTAGCTAAAGTAGATAAGGGCAAATATGCTCAAGCCACATTAATTTCAGCAAAAGACTCAGACTATGATCTGATTCGCGAAGCCTACGAAGCTATTGGAGAAGGAAATTTTCTTCAAGGGAGGAGCCAATAA